One Oryza glaberrima chromosome 10, OglaRS2, whole genome shotgun sequence DNA segment encodes these proteins:
- the LOC127753462 gene encoding uncharacterized protein LOC127753462 → MGYIKDIPTLKGDNYEEWKRELDLSFILGEVDWVLTTPCPIEPAELFRGEKESDAEWQKRERDNASLIMSYDIEHAKWSLANKNCLAAVNNTIEPTILGSIPEYDSVSKYLKSIKSQFTGSSTFYATQLIKQLVTERYHGGGVKDHILRMSNMASKLKQKDLGISNDFLVHLVMSSLPKNFDNLVVNYKISPEKWNIEELISNCVQEEERLKETNGGSINLVKDNKEKSHRSPSSKEKQPQHLPQKQQFTVETGSVSPLQEDKTFQERSS, encoded by the coding sequence ATGGGTTACATTAAAGATATTCCGACCCTGAAAGGAGACAACTACGAAGAATGGAAAAGAGAACTCGACCTTTCTTTTATCTTGGGAGAGGTGGACTGGGTGTTGACTACCCCATGTCCTATAGAACCTGCTGAACTTTTCAGAGGTGAAAAAGAGTCAGATGCTGAAtggcaaaagagagagagggacaaTGCTTCCCTCATCATGTCGTATGACATTGAGCATGCGAAATGGTCCTTAGCCAACAAGAATTGTTTGGCTGCGGTAAATAACACGATTGAGCCAACCATATTGGGCTCAATCCCAGAGTATGACAGCGTCTCTAAGTACCTCAAAAGTATAAAGAGCCAGTTTACTGGTTCTTCAACGTTTTATGCGACACAACTGATAAAGCAGCTTGTGACAGAGAGGTACCATGGAGGTGGTGTAAAAGACCACATTCTTAGGATGAGCAACATGGCTTCCAAGTTGAAGCAAAAAGATTTGGGCATCTCAAATGACTTTCTGGTCCATCTGGTTATGTCCTCACTGCCAAAGAACTTTGACAACCTTGTTGTCAACTACAAAATAAGTCCAGAAAAATGGAATATTGAAGAGCTCATCTCTAATTGTGTCCAAGAGGAGGAAAGACTCAAAGAGACCAATGGTGGCTCCATTAACCTTGTTAAAGATAACAAGGAAAAGAGCCACAGGTCACCCTcctcaaaagaaaaacagcctCAGCATCTGCCTCAGAAACAACAGTTCACAGTTGAGACAGGATCAGTGTCTCCACTGCAAGAAGACAAGACATTCCAAGAAAGATCATCCTGA
- the LOC127753144 gene encoding tyrosine decarboxylase-like: MAPAPSHCHATNGNNGAIAAADTPVKTQHCARLLDADEFRRQGRLVVDLIADYYAGMGEYPVHPTVSPGFLRHRLPAEPPSRRETDAFAAAMQDVRDVILPGLTHWQSPRHFAHFPASSSTAGALGEALAAGINVVPFTWAASPAATELEMVVVDWLGKALHLPERLLFAGGGGGTILGTTCEAILCALVAARDRKLAAIGEERIGDLVVYCSDQTHFAFCKAARIAGIRREHCREIPTCRDDAFALSPAALRTAMRRDADAGLVPLFVCATVGTTQTTAVDPVGELCAAAAPHGAWVHVDAAYAGSALVCPELRGAVAGGVEAVDSFSMNAHKWLLANNDCCVMWVRTPSALVAALGTDQEYILKDAAAETAAADGGAAVVDYKDWGITLTRRFRALKLWLVLRCYGVEGLREHVRSHVGMAAAFEGMVRADARFEVVTPRRFALVCFRLRSPNKKTANELNRRLLEEVNAASSGPYMSSANVGGVYMLRCAVGSTLTEERHVREAWKVVQDRATSILAKMDIIM; this comes from the coding sequence ATGGCACCTGCACCCTCGCACTGCCACGCCACGAATGGCAACAatggcgccatcgccgccgccgatacGCCGGTGAAGACACAGCATTGCGCGCGgctgctcgacgccgacgagttCCGGCGTCAGGGTCGTCTGGTTGTCGACCTTATCGCCGACTACTACGCCGGCATGGGGGAATACCCCGTGCACCCCACTGTCAGCCCTGgcttcctccgccaccgcctcccggcGGAGCCGCCGTCCCGCCGGGAAACCGACGCGTTCGCCGCGGCGATGCAGGATGTCCGTGACGTCATCCTCCCGGGGCTGACGCACTGGCAGAGCCCCCGCCACTTCGCGCACTTCCCGGCGTCGAGCAGCACCGCCGGCGCCCTCGGcgaggcgctcgccgccggcatcaACGTCGTGCCCTTCACGTGGgccgcctcgcccgccgccaccgagctcgAGATGGTGGTCGTCGACTGGCTCGGCAAGGCGCTCCACCTGCCGGAGAGGCTGCTGttcgccggaggcggaggcggcaccaTCCTCGGGACCACCTGCGAGGCCATCCTCTGCGCCCTCGTCGCTGCCAGGGACCGCAAGCTCGCGGCGATCGGCGAGGAGAGGATCGGCGACCTCGTCGTCTACTGCTCGGACCAGACCCACTTCGCGTTCTGCAAGGCCGCGCGCATCGCCGGCATCCGGCGCGAGCATTGCCGCGAGATACCGACCTGCCGGGACGACGCGTTCgcgctctcgccggcggcgctgcggaCCGCCATGcggcgcgacgccgacgccggcctgGTCCCGCTGTTCGTGTGCGCCACGGTCGGGACCACCCAGACCACCGCCGTGGACCCCGTCGGCGagctctgcgccgccgcggcgccgcacgGCGCCTGGGTGCACGTCGACGCGGCGTACGCGGGGTCGGCGCTGGTGTGCCCGGAGCTCcgcggcgcggtcgccggcggcgtcgaggccgTGGACTCGTTCAGCATGAACGCCCACAAGTGGCTGCTGGCCAACAACGACTGCTGCGTGATGTGGGTGAGGACGCCGTcggcgctggtggcggcgctgggcaCGGACCAGGAGTACATCCTCAaggacgccgcggcggagacggcggcggcggacggcggcgccgccgtcgtcgactaCAAGGACTGGGGCATCACGCTGACGCGGCGGTTCCGCGCGCTCAAGCTGTGGCTGGTGCTCCGGTGCTACGGCGTGGAGGGCCTGCGCGAGCACGTCCGGTCCCACGTCGGCATGGCCGCGGCGTTCGAGGGCATGGTCAGGGCCGACGCGAGGTTCGAGGTGGTGACGCCGAGGCGGTTCGCGCTGGTGTGCTTCCGGCTCCGGTCACCCAACAAGAAGACGGCGAACGAGCTCAACAGGCGGCTCCTGGAGGAGGTGAACGCGGCCAGCTCGGGACCGTACATGAGCTCCGCCAATGTCGGCGGCGTGTACATGCTCAGGTGCGCCGTCGGCAGCACGCTCACCGAGGAGCGCCACGTCCGGGAGGCGTGGAAGGTTGTCCAGGATCGGGCTACGTCCATCCTTGCTAAAATGGACATTATTATGTAG